The Molothrus ater isolate BHLD 08-10-18 breed brown headed cowbird chromosome 6, BPBGC_Mater_1.1, whole genome shotgun sequence genome segment TAAACTGCCTCTTCTAAATAAGCATGCAGGAAATACTGTCTGGTTGGTGACATAAAAATGCTCCACAAAACATGCAAATTACTGAGTATTAGAAACTGCATTGGCTGCTAGCGCCATGCTGCAAAGACTCCTTCATGGGAGCAAACAGCTAAATCACAGATAGCTTCACAGTAAAATCTACATTCACAATACTAATAGGTTTCTAGTGTTAACAAATTATACACAATTATAAGCTCTTAAAATGCAACATACTTATCAAGCAGTTGCAGATAATGAAACATTATCAGCTATCAATAATTTGTTGGCACTTTCACTTTTTGTATATAAAATTTCCAATACACTGTACCACAGTTATGTGTCTAAACAGTGAGAATGTTAATGGAGTAATGACTGTTCTACTGGCCAGGCGATGGGATCAGTAGTGATTTCAGTGCTTAAAAACAAATGTACAAACCTCTGTTAGAGGTGGGACTCCATGTGAGAACTTTTGTTGAACTTACAAATGGTGAAGAATGGGCCATGGCCAGCATGCAGCATTATTTCCATTGTCTAGTTCAGATGGAGAACAGGTGCTTTTATTGATCTGTAAACTTACCAATATAATTTTCCACAGTTTTAacctttttaaatattttacagtgcTTTTATGCAACTATATTGCTTTTTgatcattttaaattttaaaacttattttcaaaatattgttTCCTACTTCACTGTGCCCTAAGCAGGAAGTAAGACTGACATGACAGTGCTTTGGCCTCACTCCATTTTAGGTCACTGACCCCACCATACCCAACCTAACAGTAGTTAATTTAGTGTTATCTAGAACTAATACTGAAAACTATACGCATATCCCTGTCTACATTCAATCATTAAACTACAATAATGCTGGTAAAATGGCAGGCTTAAATCTTACACTAGAAACACCTCTGACAAATATACACAAGCAAGGTATAGAGAACAAAACAGATCAAGAAAAAATTCTCTCTATGAAACATCTGGTAAAACACATTATATTTACATATACACATTGTCAACATATTCGCATTCATTTgcataattatatattaataacAGAAAAACTTCACTTCTGCAAAGTACAGTACATCCTTCTTGAAAATAGGGTAAGGAGGGGTTAAAACAATCTCATGTTTAACAGGGGCTCTCAACCCACCTTCTGTGGATTGGCAGCCCGAACTCCTTGCTCATATGTGATCCGTTGTGTAATTAAATACTGTGCGGCCTGGGTTGCAGCTGGTGTTCCAGTAATGGTTACCTTGCGATTTCTTGTGCCAGGTACGAATTCTCCCTTTTTAGAGATCTGTATCCTTGCACCAGTCAACTCCTGGTATTCAACtaatgttttccctccttttccaagTATTGCACCAACTAAGTTTTCTGGCACTGCTATTTCAACTACATCCTTTGATCCATCTGTGGATTTTTCTGTTCCTAGGATGGCACTGGCAGCTAGGGGAGAAGCAGCTCCAAAATATCCATTGGttgcagcagtagcagcagccAGGCTACCTAATGCAAATGTCCCCGCCGTaccaccagcagtgctgccactgGCTGAGGCTTCACTCGCATAGGTGGCCAACAaattggctgctgctgctgctgggttggcactggcagctgctgcagccaaagcCCCTGTAGCTGCTGCCTGACTTAGGCCTAAACCTAATGTATTGAGATTATATCCATAGCTGGCTAATGTATTAAGTGCAGAGGTGATGGCCACCAGGTCATTGCCTGTAAAGCCAGATAAAACTGCTGGAAAGGCTGCCACTCCAGCAAGGTTAGCATGTCCTAAtagccctgcagcagctgcagcagttggTAACACTTCAGCAGTGTTTGCATAAGGAGATCCGGTTGGATTGGAATTGGCCACTGGACCTGTGACATTGGCATAACTGATATTGAGACAGCTGCCACTCTGTGGATCCTCTTGTATCTTCTGGATGATAAGTTCAACAGCTTTTCGGTTTTGTTCAGGTTCTCCACTCACAGTGACAACCCTCTCTTGCAAGTTGATCCCATCAGGTTTCTGGGAAAGCTGTACCCAAGCCCCTGACTGCTCCATTATAGCCTTCACTGTAGCACCTCCCTTCCCTATTATCAGACCTGCTGTGCTGTTGGGAACTATAATCTTTACctgtaattgaaaaaaatatatataaataatacttCTGCTTTGTGCATAAACACTATAATATTTTTGCTACCCtataaaaggaaggaaaagaatgaagCAAGTTAGTTaccatgtttttaaaagaaagggttaaaaaattaaaaagaaacacagcttATCATGCTTTTTAATGCTCTGCATGTTTCAAATGTATATTAAGAAGAATTAAAGGTaaattaacaggaaaataatttttatcattCTCCCACAGAAAATACTGCTTTCAGCATAGCACAGTTCAGACCAAAAAGATTAAGCAAATGCAGCTATTATATTCATATGGAAAGATTATCTCAGATTATATCAAACTGAGTATTTTCACATGATTCCTCTCCTCCTAGGCAAATGCAGCAAAACAACTTCTTTGGCAAAATTTGTCTGA includes the following:
- the NOVA1 gene encoding RNA-binding protein Nova-1 isoform X3, with translation MPQNVAKTEPVSILQPQTTVNPDRIKQTLPSSPTTTKSSPSDPMTTSRANQVKIIVPNSTAGLIIGKGGATVKAIMEQSGAWVQLSQKPDGINLQERVVTVSGEPEQNRKAVELIIQKIQEDPQSGSCLNISYANVTGPVANSNPTGSPYANTAEVLPTAAAAAGLLGHANLAGVAAFPAVLSGFTGNDLVAITSALNTLASYGYNLNTLGLGLSQAAATGALAAAAASANPAAAAANLLATYASEASASGSTAGGTAGTFALGSLAAATAATNGYFGAASPLAASAILGTEKSTDGSKDVVEIAVPENLVGAILGKGGKTLVEYQELTGARIQISKKGEFVPGTRNRKVTITGTPAATQAAQYLITQRITYEQGVRAANPQKVG
- the NOVA1 gene encoding RNA-binding protein Nova-1 isoform X2 produces the protein MMAAAPIQQNGTHTGVPIDLDPPDSRKRPLEAPPEAGSTKRTNTGEDGQYFLKVLIPSYAAGSIIGKGGQTIVQLQKETGATIKLSKSKDFYPGTTERVCLIQGTVEALNAVHGFIAEKIREMPQNVAKTEPVSILQPQTTVNPDRIKQVKIIVPNSTAGLIIGKGGATVKAIMEQSGAWVQLSQKPDGINLQERVVTVSGEPEQNRKAVELIIQKIQEDPQSGSCLNISYANVTGPVANSNPTGSPYANTAEVLPTAAAAAGLLGHANLAGVAAFPAVLSGFTGNDLVAITSALNTLASYGYNLNTLGLGLSQAAATGALAAAAASANPAAAAANLLATYASEASASGSTAGGTAGTFALGSLAAATAATNGYFGAASPLAASAILGTEKSTDGSKDVVEIAVPENLVGAILGKGGKTLVEYQELTGARIQISKKGEFVPGTRNRKVTITGTPAATQAAQYLITQRITYEQGVRAANPQKVG
- the NOVA1 gene encoding RNA-binding protein Nova-1 isoform X1, translating into MMAAAPIQQNGTHTGVPIDLDPPDSRKRPLEAPPEAGSTKRTNTGEDGQYFLKVLIPSYAAGSIIGKGGQTIVQLQKETGATIKLSKSKDFYPGTTERVCLIQGTVEALNAVHGFIAEKIREMPQNVAKTEPVSILQPQTTVNPDRIKQTLPSSPTTTKSSPSDPMTTSRANQVKIIVPNSTAGLIIGKGGATVKAIMEQSGAWVQLSQKPDGINLQERVVTVSGEPEQNRKAVELIIQKIQEDPQSGSCLNISYANVTGPVANSNPTGSPYANTAEVLPTAAAAAGLLGHANLAGVAAFPAVLSGFTGNDLVAITSALNTLASYGYNLNTLGLGLSQAAATGALAAAAASANPAAAAANLLATYASEASASGSTAGGTAGTFALGSLAAATAATNGYFGAASPLAASAILGTEKSTDGSKDVVEIAVPENLVGAILGKGGKTLVEYQELTGARIQISKKGEFVPGTRNRKVTITGTPAATQAAQYLITQRITYEQGVRAANPQKVG